Proteins encoded within one genomic window of Haladaptatus sp. QDMS2:
- a CDS encoding phosphotransferase family protein, with product MTDQSEDYFSRIVDEEKLADYLEAELGAVDEYDVRHHKEGHSNETLFVTWGDLELVIRRPPPGETAESAHDVLREYKVMDALQDTPVRVPRTILGTDDHSILGCDFYVMEKEAGDVLREDEPERFATPEMRTHLGEQLVDALAEIHETDYEAVGLGEFGYPEGYTERQVKRWKKQFDWASEVTEDDRKVEGVEAVYEWLVENTPESHDHTLVHGDYKLDNVMFGPGTPPEIVGVFDWELSTLGDPLCDLGWMLSYWRDPEDEPPAVPDLMARFMEREGYPSRQDLVDRYEQQTGREFVHERFYRTLAVFKLIGLGEMFYRRYLEGNSDDDLYPQMETQVQALTDRAKRIIDGEEPL from the coding sequence ATGACCGACCAGTCAGAGGACTACTTCTCGCGAATCGTCGACGAGGAGAAACTGGCCGACTACCTCGAAGCCGAACTGGGTGCAGTAGACGAGTACGACGTTCGCCACCACAAGGAAGGCCACTCGAACGAGACGCTGTTCGTGACGTGGGGCGACCTCGAACTCGTCATTCGCCGGCCACCTCCGGGCGAGACGGCCGAATCGGCCCACGACGTGCTCCGCGAGTACAAGGTGATGGACGCGCTCCAGGATACCCCCGTCCGCGTCCCGCGGACTATCCTCGGGACGGACGACCACTCCATCCTCGGCTGTGACTTCTACGTGATGGAGAAGGAGGCAGGCGACGTACTGCGCGAGGACGAACCCGAGCGATTCGCCACCCCCGAGATGCGAACGCACCTCGGCGAGCAACTGGTCGATGCGCTCGCGGAGATTCACGAGACGGACTACGAGGCAGTCGGCCTCGGCGAGTTCGGCTACCCGGAAGGCTACACCGAGCGGCAAGTCAAACGGTGGAAAAAGCAGTTCGACTGGGCGAGCGAGGTGACCGAAGACGACCGAAAAGTCGAGGGCGTCGAGGCCGTTTACGAGTGGCTGGTCGAGAACACACCCGAGAGCCACGACCACACGCTCGTCCACGGCGACTACAAACTCGATAACGTCATGTTCGGTCCGGGCACGCCGCCCGAAATCGTCGGCGTCTTCGACTGGGAACTCTCGACGCTCGGCGACCCGCTCTGTGACCTCGGCTGGATGCTCTCCTACTGGCGCGACCCGGAAGACGAACCGCCCGCCGTCCCCGACCTGATGGCGCGATTCATGGAACGCGAGGGCTACCCGAGCAGACAGGACCTCGTCGACCGCTACGAACAGCAGACGGGCCGCGAATTCGTCCACGAGCGATTCTACCGCACACTCGCCGTGTTCAAACTCATCGGCCTCGGCGAGATGTTCTACCGGCGCTACCTCGAAGGCAACAGCGACGACGACCTGTACCCGCAGATGGAGACGCAGGTGCAGGCGCTCACAGACCGCGCAAAGCGCATCATCGACGGCGAAGAACCGCTCTGA
- a CDS encoding acyl-CoA dehydrogenase family protein yields MSFQLTAEQEAIRQAVREFGEQEIRPVAREFDESREYPETIRKQAAKYDFVAPNIPEEYGGAGLDLLSTAVITEELWRADAGIGSAISSAGFGTAMLIRYGDEWMKEGWLPKIAGGEAVSASAISEPAHGSNVAGMETRAVRDDDEWVIDGNKMWITNGNVADVAIVMAKTDPDAGHRGITAFLVPTDTPGFTAHKIDNKLGIHASDLAELTFDELRIPAENVVGEVDKGFYQLMNFFAHGRVSVASQALGVAQAAVDEAIAYANEREQFDQPISQFQAIRHKIADMATSVEAARSLNYRAATAVESGDDDIAAKFASMAKLFASEQSVRVADEGLQVHGGAGYVTDHPAERFYRDARITKIYEGTSEIQKNIIADRLL; encoded by the coding sequence ATGTCGTTTCAACTTACGGCCGAACAAGAAGCGATTCGACAGGCCGTCCGCGAGTTCGGGGAACAGGAGATTCGCCCCGTCGCCCGCGAATTCGACGAATCCCGCGAGTATCCCGAAACCATCCGCAAGCAGGCCGCGAAGTACGACTTCGTCGCGCCGAACATCCCCGAGGAGTACGGCGGAGCGGGCCTCGACCTCCTCTCGACGGCCGTCATCACCGAGGAACTCTGGCGGGCGGACGCCGGTATCGGCAGCGCCATCTCCAGTGCCGGGTTCGGCACGGCGATGCTCATCCGTTACGGCGACGAGTGGATGAAAGAAGGGTGGTTGCCGAAGATTGCGGGAGGCGAAGCGGTCTCCGCGAGCGCAATCAGCGAACCCGCCCACGGGTCGAACGTCGCCGGGATGGAGACGCGCGCCGTCCGCGACGATGACGAGTGGGTCATCGACGGCAACAAGATGTGGATTACGAACGGGAACGTCGCGGACGTGGCCATCGTGATGGCGAAAACCGACCCCGACGCGGGCCACCGGGGAATTACGGCCTTCCTCGTCCCGACAGACACGCCGGGGTTCACCGCACACAAAATCGACAACAAACTCGGTATCCACGCTTCCGACCTCGCAGAACTCACCTTCGACGAGCTGCGCATCCCCGCCGAAAACGTCGTCGGCGAAGTTGACAAGGGATTCTACCAGCTCATGAACTTCTTCGCCCACGGACGGGTGAGCGTCGCCTCGCAGGCACTCGGCGTCGCGCAGGCGGCGGTTGACGAAGCCATCGCCTACGCGAACGAACGCGAGCAGTTCGACCAGCCCATTTCGCAGTTTCAGGCGATACGCCACAAGATTGCGGACATGGCGACCAGCGTCGAAGCCGCCCGGTCGCTCAACTATCGGGCAGCGACGGCGGTCGAATCCGGCGACGACGACATCGCCGCGAAGTTCGCCTCGATGGCGAAACTGTTCGCGAGCGAGCAGTCAGTCCGCGTCGCAGACGAGGGTCTGCAGGTCCACGGCGGCGCAGGCTACGTCACCGACCACCCCGCAGAGCGATTCTACCGCGATGCGCGAATCACGAAAATCTACGAGGGAACCTCTGAGATTCAAAAGAACATCATCGCAGACCGTCTGCTCTGA
- a CDS encoding ribonucleoside-diphosphate reductase encodes MHLDSTRGDFLDRETRSFRYFKNAVSRHWDPGAIDLSADRAAVESMNDLVFDRFRGAIAKFGAGEQAVTTDLAPLAVVLEAPEDQAFITTQLYEEAKHTDFFDRYWQEVVNEAEAARGEASTSPQDDRWYVPAYVELFDRTEAAMEALLTDDSPANRARAYCHYHLVVEGILAQTAYFGLQQAYGPDTHPELPTLPGLTAGLTKIRGDEGRHVGFGMAKLKALVEDGVDPTLLHETVSELLPLVNATTTDDLEATDGMPGPAAADLTTYAASKHTERMEQIVDAARDIPDVEALTALD; translated from the coding sequence ATGCATCTCGACTCGACACGCGGCGACTTCCTCGACCGTGAGACCCGGTCGTTTCGCTACTTCAAAAACGCCGTGTCGCGCCACTGGGACCCTGGAGCCATCGACCTCTCGGCCGACCGCGCCGCCGTCGAGTCCATGAACGACCTCGTGTTCGACCGGTTTCGCGGTGCCATCGCGAAGTTCGGCGCGGGTGAACAGGCGGTCACGACAGACCTCGCACCCCTCGCCGTCGTCCTCGAAGCGCCGGAAGACCAGGCGTTCATCACGACGCAACTCTACGAGGAGGCCAAACACACCGACTTTTTCGACCGCTACTGGCAAGAGGTCGTAAACGAGGCGGAAGCGGCCCGGGGAGAAGCCAGTACCTCGCCACAGGACGACCGCTGGTACGTCCCCGCGTACGTCGAACTGTTCGACCGGACGGAGGCGGCGATGGAGGCGCTGCTCACCGACGACAGCCCGGCGAATCGGGCGAGAGCCTATTGTCACTACCACCTCGTCGTGGAGGGAATCCTCGCGCAGACCGCCTACTTCGGCCTCCAGCAGGCCTACGGGCCGGACACCCACCCCGAACTGCCGACGCTTCCGGGACTCACCGCTGGCCTGACGAAAATCCGGGGTGACGAGGGTCGCCACGTCGGCTTTGGCATGGCGAAGCTGAAGGCGCTGGTCGAGGACGGCGTGGACCCGACGCTGCTCCACGAGACGGTTTCAGAACTTCTGCCGCTGGTCAACGCCACGACCACCGACGATCTCGAAGCTACGGACGGCATGCCGGGACCTGCTGCGGCCGACCTGACGACCTACGCCGCGAGCAAGCACACAGAACGCATGGAGCAAATCGTAGACGCGGCCCGCGACATTCCGGACGTAGAGGCACTTACTGCCCTCGATTGA
- a CDS encoding enoyl-CoA hydratase/isomerase family protein: protein MADDAVLLDIEDDVATVTLNRPDVRNALTHDVAGGIIDALDEIEESDARCLVIQGTGGAFCAGGDINAMMKGLNGEYSLAEREQLIVQRTSRAVKHVAQFHLPTIAKIDGVAFGAGANLAIACDILLATEDSKISFGFRQVGLTVDSGTSYLLPRIVGQNTAQELVLTGELVDADRAEDLGLFNHVYDESDFDEEVAEFVEEIATGPSVALRASKRLLRQGMEQSLDQAITNEAAAQVACFSTDDHVEGATAFMEKRSPEFTGE, encoded by the coding sequence ATGGCAGACGACGCAGTCTTACTTGACATTGAAGACGACGTGGCGACGGTCACGCTGAACCGACCCGACGTGCGAAACGCTCTCACTCACGACGTGGCGGGTGGCATCATCGACGCACTCGACGAAATCGAGGAAAGCGACGCCCGCTGTCTCGTGATTCAGGGCACGGGCGGAGCCTTCTGCGCGGGCGGTGACATCAATGCGATGATGAAGGGGCTGAACGGGGAGTACTCGCTCGCAGAGCGCGAGCAACTCATCGTCCAGCGCACCTCGCGGGCGGTAAAGCACGTCGCGCAGTTCCACCTCCCGACCATCGCGAAAATCGACGGCGTCGCGTTCGGGGCCGGGGCGAACCTCGCCATCGCCTGCGACATCCTGCTCGCCACCGAAGACTCGAAGATTAGCTTCGGCTTCCGACAGGTCGGCCTCACCGTGGATTCGGGCACCTCCTATCTCCTGCCGCGCATCGTCGGGCAGAACACGGCCCAGGAACTCGTCTTGACGGGCGAACTCGTGGACGCAGACCGCGCCGAGGACCTCGGCCTGTTCAACCATGTCTACGACGAGAGCGACTTCGACGAGGAGGTCGCTGAATTCGTCGAGGAAATCGCCACCGGCCCGAGCGTCGCGCTCCGTGCGTCGAAGCGCCTCCTCCGACAGGGCATGGAGCAGTCGCTCGACCAGGCGATTACGAACGAGGCGGCGGCACAGGTCGCCTGCTTCTCGACGGACGACCACGTAGAGGGTGCGACGGCATTCATGGAGAAGCGCTCTCCAGAGTTCACGGGCGAGTGA
- a CDS encoding AMP-binding protein, which produces MPNVLTPLERTVNTLPEVPAVTDGTTRLSFEAFWDRTGRIGGGLAACGVEPGDRVALHLPNTIAYVCCLYGALRAGAVVVPINPQCRERELHHHLADSGATLVVTRAKDASLAASLRDESAVKTVVSAGEHPDFETVKSLLESTPRNPISRDEGDLAFLPYTSGTTGRPKGVELTHANVSSNAEQTAALPEGGLTTDDRMLAAVPLTHIYGLSAVVHATLISGATLHLQEHWEPRAALRTIEEEGVTTFHGVPTMFADFVGAADADEFETSSLRFVGTGGAAMPGSLLTSVEDLLDVPVYEGYGLTETAPVTHFNRPDAHRRGSVGRALSGVAWRVVGDEFEERPPVETGPVAPDSVAEHVGEVVVAGPTVMAGYHGMPEATAAAITERDGRRWFHTGDLGYHDENGFCYLVGRADELIVTAGYNVYPREVEFCLTDHPAVVEAAVVGVPDERRGETVKAFVVSTPGVSVTEAELVQHCLDTLAPYKHPREVEFVDELPRTDSGKVKRRSVGRR; this is translated from the coding sequence ATGCCTAACGTCCTGACACCCCTCGAACGGACGGTCAATACCCTTCCGGAAGTCCCTGCTGTCACCGACGGGACGACGCGACTCAGTTTCGAGGCGTTCTGGGACCGAACAGGGCGCATCGGCGGTGGACTCGCCGCCTGCGGCGTCGAACCCGGGGACCGCGTCGCGCTCCACCTCCCGAACACGATTGCGTACGTCTGCTGTCTCTACGGGGCACTGCGAGCCGGTGCAGTCGTCGTTCCCATCAACCCCCAGTGCCGTGAACGCGAGTTACACCATCACCTCGCAGACAGCGGGGCCACCCTCGTCGTCACGCGGGCGAAAGACGCGTCGCTGGCGGCCTCGCTCCGAGACGAATCAGCGGTCAAAACCGTCGTCAGCGCGGGCGAGCACCCGGATTTCGAGACGGTCAAGTCGCTACTCGAATCGACGCCTCGTAATCCAATCAGCCGGGACGAGGGGGACCTCGCCTTTCTGCCGTACACGAGCGGGACGACCGGCCGCCCGAAGGGCGTCGAACTGACCCACGCGAACGTCTCATCGAACGCAGAACAGACGGCGGCGCTTCCGGAGGGCGGTCTCACTACCGACGACCGAATGCTCGCTGCGGTCCCGCTCACGCACATCTACGGCCTGAGCGCCGTCGTGCACGCGACGCTTATCTCGGGCGCGACGCTCCACCTGCAAGAACACTGGGAACCGAGGGCGGCGCTCAGGACCATCGAGGAGGAAGGCGTCACCACGTTCCACGGCGTCCCCACGATGTTCGCAGATTTCGTGGGGGCGGCCGACGCCGACGAGTTCGAAACGTCGTCGCTCCGGTTCGTCGGAACCGGGGGTGCGGCGATGCCCGGGTCGCTCCTCACCTCCGTCGAAGACCTGCTCGACGTGCCGGTGTACGAGGGTTACGGCCTCACCGAAACCGCGCCGGTCACGCACTTTAATCGTCCCGATGCGCACCGCCGAGGGAGCGTCGGGCGGGCACTTTCAGGCGTCGCGTGGCGCGTCGTGGGCGACGAGTTCGAAGAACGACCGCCCGTCGAAACCGGCCCCGTAGCCCCAGATTCCGTCGCCGAGCACGTCGGCGAAGTCGTCGTTGCGGGACCCACCGTGATGGCTGGCTACCACGGGATGCCCGAGGCGACGGCCGCGGCCATCACGGAACGCGACGGGCGGCGCTGGTTTCACACCGGCGACCTGGGCTACCACGACGAGAACGGCTTTTGCTACCTCGTCGGGCGAGCGGACGAACTCATCGTCACCGCCGGCTACAACGTCTATCCCCGGGAGGTCGAATTCTGTCTCACCGATCATCCCGCAGTCGTCGAAGCAGCCGTGGTCGGCGTTCCCGACGAGCGCCGCGGCGAGACGGTGAAAGCGTTCGTCGTCTCCACGCCCGGCGTCTCCGTGACCGAAGCAGAACTCGTCCAGCACTGCCTCGACACGCTCGCGCCGTACAAACACCCCCGTGAAGTCGAATTCGTCGACGAATTGCCCCGGACCGACTCGGGGAAGGTAAAACGTCGCTCGGTCGGTCGGCGGTAG
- a CDS encoding SDR family NAD(P)-dependent oxidoreductase, protein MMEQFDLDGHVAVVTGGSRGIGRAIALGLADAGAAVVPAARTEDDVSAVAAEIESRGGEALAATVDVTDETDVRALMETAADEFGGVDCVVNNAGVNPGGALGEPERVEVDALDFVIDVNLRGAFLCAQAAAEYLHESDGGSVINVASVGGLVGLPRQHPYVASKHGLLGITKSMALDWAPDVRVNAIAPGYVETDLTEGVTDNEKLAQSIRDRTPLDRFAQPEELAGPAVFLASRAASYVTGECLTVDGGWTAR, encoded by the coding sequence GTGATGGAGCAGTTCGATTTAGACGGGCACGTGGCCGTGGTGACGGGCGGCAGTCGAGGTATCGGGCGGGCAATCGCGCTCGGCCTCGCCGACGCTGGCGCGGCCGTCGTGCCGGCGGCACGCACCGAAGACGACGTTTCCGCGGTCGCCGCGGAAATAGAATCCCGCGGCGGTGAAGCCCTCGCCGCGACGGTGGACGTGACCGACGAGACGGACGTGCGTGCGCTCATGGAAACCGCCGCGGACGAGTTTGGCGGCGTCGATTGCGTCGTGAACAACGCGGGCGTCAATCCGGGGGGTGCACTCGGCGAACCCGAACGCGTCGAGGTGGACGCGCTCGATTTCGTCATCGACGTCAACCTGCGTGGGGCGTTCCTCTGTGCACAGGCAGCCGCCGAATACCTCCACGAGAGCGACGGCGGGTCGGTCATCAACGTCGCGAGCGTCGGCGGTCTGGTCGGCCTCCCGCGCCAGCATCCCTACGTCGCCTCGAAACACGGCTTGCTCGGCATCACGAAGAGCATGGCCTTAGACTGGGCCCCCGACGTGCGGGTGAACGCCATCGCGCCTGGCTACGTCGAGACGGACCTCACCGAGGGCGTGACCGACAACGAGAAACTCGCCCAGTCGATTCGCGACCGGACGCCCCTGGACCGCTTTGCCCAGCCCGAAGAACTGGCCGGCCCCGCCGTGTTCCTCGCGAGCCGGGCCGCCTCTTACGTGACCGGCGAGTGCCTGACCGTCGACGGCGGCTGGACGGCCCGCTGA
- a CDS encoding deoxyribodipyrimidine photo-lyase, which yields MHLCWHRRDLRVADNRALAAVNGSVLPVFVFDPNVLQYGSPNRVAFMLDALRALRDDYRDLGGDLLIAQGDPAVVIPELATEHDAEKVVWNTDYSGLARERDAAVRRALADADAPREAFHDAICHEPGSITTNEGDPYSVFTYFGRKWRDREKAAPYNSPESGSVADVAGEELPTLADLGFDDPAADVPPAGTDAARDRLAAFCEGPIFRYADRRDYPADENTSRLSEHLKWGTIGIREVFVATEEAKAQADSEAEAESVTEFQSQLAWREFYTHVLWFNPNVTWANYKTYENPIEWRDGSDELAAWQAGETGYPIVDAGMRQLRTEGFMHNRVRMIVASFLTKDLLIDWRKGYNWFREHLVDHETGNDTGGWQWAASTGTDAQPYFRIFNPMTQGERYDEDATYIKRYVPELRDADPDDIHDWHELSGDRREEAASDYPAPICDHSERREDALAMFEAARGD from the coding sequence ATGCACCTGTGCTGGCACCGCCGTGACCTCCGAGTGGCCGACAATCGCGCGCTCGCCGCCGTCAACGGGTCGGTCCTCCCGGTGTTCGTCTTCGACCCGAACGTCCTCCAGTACGGGTCCCCAAACCGCGTCGCATTCATGCTCGACGCCCTCCGGGCACTCCGCGACGACTACCGCGACCTCGGCGGCGACCTGCTCATCGCACAGGGCGACCCGGCAGTAGTCATCCCCGAACTCGCCACAGAACACGACGCGGAGAAGGTGGTCTGGAACACGGATTACTCTGGGCTCGCCCGGGAGCGAGACGCCGCGGTGCGGCGGGCGCTCGCCGACGCCGACGCGCCCCGTGAAGCCTTCCACGACGCCATCTGCCACGAACCGGGGAGCATCACGACGAACGAGGGCGACCCCTACTCCGTGTTCACCTACTTCGGGCGCAAGTGGCGCGACCGTGAGAAAGCCGCCCCCTACAACTCGCCCGAGTCGGGTAGCGTTGCTGACGTTGCTGGCGAGGAGCTGCCGACGCTCGCCGACCTCGGCTTCGACGACCCGGCGGCAGACGTCCCACCTGCCGGCACCGACGCGGCCCGCGACCGTCTCGCCGCGTTCTGCGAGGGGCCGATTTTCCGGTACGCAGACCGCCGTGACTACCCCGCAGACGAGAACACCTCCCGGCTCTCGGAACACCTGAAGTGGGGGACCATCGGCATCCGCGAGGTGTTCGTCGCGACCGAGGAGGCGAAAGCACAGGCCGACTCCGAGGCGGAGGCAGAGTCGGTCACCGAATTCCAGTCACAACTGGCGTGGCGGGAGTTCTACACGCACGTTCTCTGGTTCAATCCCAACGTCACGTGGGCGAATTACAAGACCTACGAGAACCCCATCGAGTGGCGAGACGGCTCCGACGAACTCGCCGCGTGGCAGGCCGGGGAGACCGGGTACCCCATCGTCGACGCCGGAATGCGCCAGCTTCGGACGGAGGGATTCATGCACAACCGGGTGCGGATGATCGTCGCCTCGTTCCTCACGAAGGACTTGCTTATCGATTGGCGCAAGGGGTACAACTGGTTCCGCGAACACCTCGTAGACCACGAGACAGGCAACGACACGGGCGGATGGCAGTGGGCCGCCTCGACCGGGACGGACGCCCAGCCGTATTTCCGCATCTTCAACCCAATGACGCAGGGCGAACGCTACGACGAAGACGCGACGTATATCAAGCGGTACGTCCCGGAACTCCGCGACGCAGACCCGGACGACATCCACGACTGGCACGAACTCTCGGGCGACCGCCGCGAAGAGGCAGCCTCGGATTACCCCGCACCAATCTGCGACCACAGCGAACGACGCGAGGACGCCCTCGCGATGTTCGAGGCCGCTCGCGGGGATTAA
- a CDS encoding UbiA family prenyltransferase, producing MSRTATAASILGTRLHRLGTTIAAPAALSETGQRFYDLVIHGTLFLGLVAATKILVVALLLSVPLNPAVLIAFLVSFTIYTHNKLTDLNEDAINNPDRVAFIEPRKRLFLALSVGAYLLALVVSAFGGLMAFLLTLLPGVAAVLYSEPWLPLFEADRLKEVLLVNTTLVAISWAAPVAFLPLAFAGKTLVIGGTVVFVFFFLRTFIAGEVLNVRDVAGDREEGIPTLPVAVGVKRTQIVLYALDIGSLGLVVIAGVFGTISTLHGLALAPAIVYSMFITSMLTADVNLRHLGTMRDFEYILMAVALLATVVLF from the coding sequence ATGTCACGAACTGCAACAGCGGCAAGTATTCTCGGCACCCGACTGCACCGCCTCGGAACCACCATCGCGGCTCCGGCGGCTCTCTCTGAGACCGGCCAGCGATTCTACGACCTCGTCATCCACGGAACCCTGTTTCTCGGACTCGTCGCGGCGACCAAAATCCTCGTCGTCGCGTTGCTGTTGTCGGTTCCGCTGAACCCCGCCGTCCTCATCGCGTTCCTCGTTTCGTTTACCATCTACACCCACAACAAACTCACTGACCTGAACGAAGACGCCATCAACAACCCGGACCGCGTCGCGTTCATCGAACCGCGAAAGCGCCTGTTCCTGGCTCTCTCGGTCGGCGCGTACCTGCTCGCGCTCGTCGTGTCTGCGTTCGGCGGACTGATGGCTTTCCTCCTGACGTTACTTCCCGGTGTGGCGGCGGTGCTCTACAGCGAACCGTGGTTGCCCCTCTTCGAAGCAGACCGCCTGAAAGAGGTGTTACTCGTGAACACGACGCTCGTCGCGATTTCGTGGGCTGCGCCCGTCGCGTTCCTGCCGCTCGCGTTCGCGGGCAAAACTCTGGTCATCGGCGGCACGGTCGTTTTCGTGTTCTTCTTCCTTCGTACCTTCATCGCGGGCGAAGTGCTGAACGTCCGAGACGTGGCAGGCGACCGCGAAGAAGGAATTCCGACGCTTCCGGTCGCCGTTGGCGTGAAGCGAACGCAGATAGTCCTCTACGCGCTCGACATCGGGTCGCTCGGGCTCGTCGTCATCGCCGGTGTGTTCGGCACCATTTCGACCCTCCACGGCCTCGCGCTCGCCCCGGCCATCGTCTACTCGATGTTCATCACCTCAATGCTTACTGCGGACGTGAACCTGCGACACCTGGGGACGATGCGCGACTTCGAGTACATCCTGATGGCCGTCGCCCTGCTCGCCACGGTGGTTCTGTTTTGA
- a CDS encoding histidine kinase N-terminal 7TM domain-containing protein, translating into MPLPFDLLVLMLAAVLTGGAATVFAWRQRPEPGATALAVLMAAATWWSGMYILELNAATLMGKLFWARMQWAGSVTVPVAWVVFALEYTGNDEYVNPRNIVLLGAIPALTVVLVWTNEAHLLVRHSVGLRLVGDTLVMTQTFGPWFWVIIGYSYILALVGDLLFFNLLENSPIIHRKQAIAILLAALAPWVGNLIYVGDLLPWVAVDPTPVAFTVSGIASLGAISQYKLLDASPAPGRLARTFVVDEMADGVVVVDSTGRIVDVNQSAAAVIGAVPLDLLGTQLDETFQGYDQLSTKPTEGTELVTLGTGGDERHYEVSRTDLQDYHDRVIGRVLVLRDVTERFRYQQRLDVLNRVLRHNLRNEMNVVLGFADRLEAGGGDPALTNRLRQKALHLVDMGNKARAIQEIIDSDHADLMQISVAPIIEAAAAAVSTAHPNVAVRVKSLPPESTTCGWVIEPAIENLLENAAEHNTNDRPEATITGSVSGEWLTISVTDNGPGIPETELEVLDMGHETALLHSQGLGLWLANWAVKALDGELTFAENHPEGTTVTIRVPLDRGAEDTEATK; encoded by the coding sequence GTGCCCCTCCCCTTCGACCTGCTCGTTTTGATGCTCGCCGCGGTGTTGACAGGCGGTGCGGCGACGGTGTTTGCCTGGCGGCAGCGACCCGAACCGGGGGCGACGGCACTCGCGGTTCTGATGGCCGCCGCAACGTGGTGGTCGGGGATGTACATCCTCGAACTCAACGCCGCGACGCTCATGGGCAAGTTATTCTGGGCGCGCATGCAGTGGGCCGGTTCGGTGACCGTGCCGGTCGCATGGGTCGTCTTTGCGCTCGAATACACTGGTAACGATGAGTACGTCAATCCCCGAAATATCGTGTTGCTCGGCGCGATTCCCGCGCTAACGGTGGTACTCGTCTGGACCAACGAAGCCCACCTCCTCGTTCGTCACTCCGTCGGCCTCAGACTGGTTGGCGACACGCTCGTCATGACCCAGACGTTCGGCCCCTGGTTCTGGGTCATCATCGGCTACTCCTACATCCTCGCGCTCGTGGGCGACCTGCTGTTTTTCAACCTGCTCGAAAATTCACCGATTATCCACCGCAAGCAGGCCATCGCCATCTTACTCGCCGCGCTTGCCCCGTGGGTCGGGAACCTCATCTACGTCGGCGACCTGCTCCCGTGGGTCGCCGTGGACCCGACGCCGGTCGCCTTCACTGTGTCGGGCATCGCGAGTCTCGGGGCGATTTCTCAGTACAAACTCCTCGATGCGAGTCCGGCACCGGGTCGCCTCGCGCGCACCTTCGTCGTAGACGAGATGGCCGACGGCGTCGTCGTGGTCGATTCGACGGGCCGCATCGTTGACGTAAACCAGAGCGCCGCTGCCGTCATAGGCGCGGTTCCGCTCGACCTTCTCGGCACGCAGCTTGACGAAACCTTCCAAGGGTACGACCAACTCTCCACAAAACCGACGGAGGGGACAGAACTAGTCACCCTCGGCACAGGGGGTGACGAGCGCCACTACGAGGTGAGTCGGACCGACCTCCAGGACTACCACGACCGGGTCATCGGTCGCGTGCTGGTGCTGCGCGACGTCACCGAGCGGTTTCGCTACCAGCAGCGACTCGACGTGCTCAATCGCGTACTTCGCCACAACCTGCGAAACGAGATGAACGTCGTCCTCGGATTCGCAGACCGCCTCGAAGCCGGCGGGGGCGACCCTGCGCTCACGAACCGGCTCAGACAGAAGGCCCTCCACCTCGTCGATATGGGGAACAAGGCCCGGGCGATACAGGAGATAATCGACAGCGACCACGCGGACCTCATGCAGATTTCGGTCGCACCAATCATCGAGGCTGCCGCCGCAGCCGTCAGCACCGCGCACCCGAACGTCGCGGTGCGGGTCAAGTCGCTCCCACCCGAGTCGACCACCTGCGGCTGGGTCATCGAACCAGCCATCGAGAACCTCCTCGAAAACGCCGCAGAGCACAACACGAACGACCGGCCGGAAGCGACGATCACCGGTTCGGTGTCCGGAGAATGGCTCACGATTTCGGTTACGGACAATGGGCCGGGCATTCCAGAGACTGAACTCGAAGTGCTCGACATGGGCCACGAGACGGCGTTACTTCACAGCCAGGGGCTCGGCCTTTGGCTCGCAAACTGGGCGGTCAAGGCTCTCGACGGGGAACTCACCTTCGCTGAGAACCACCCCGAGGGAACGACGGTGACGATTCGCGTGCCACTCGATCGCGGCGCCGAGGACACAGAAGCGACGAAATGA